A single Candidatus Liberibacter asiaticus DNA region contains:
- the hemA gene encoding 5-aminolevulinate synthase: protein MDFEKFFKDQINYLHHEKRYRFFTELAYEQYQFPYAIHNSDEGSRKVTIWCSNDYLGMGKHPKVIENAQRTFEKCGIGAGGTRNIAGTNYYHVMLEKELATLHGKKAALIFNSGYIANWATIGTLCSQIDNIICFSDSHNHASIIEGINKARCKKVIWNHNDLEDLEKNLAATDLSIPKIIIFESIYSMDGDIAPIKEICDLADQYNAITYIDEVHAVGIHGSCGAGISEREGIMNRITIISGTLAKGFGTFGGYIAASENLCDFIRSFASGFIFSTSLPPAIASASVTSIQYIKQHYDERKKYLERVKQLRHSLENKAIPCIPNESHIIPIMVGDSHKCTQISNILLKEFGIYIQPINYPTVAKKKERLRVTLTPLHTDSDIEHLVSSLENVWQKMNRYA, encoded by the coding sequence ATGGATTTCGAAAAATTTTTCAAAGATCAAATCAACTATCTCCATCATGAAAAACGATATCGTTTTTTCACAGAACTTGCATATGAGCAATACCAATTCCCTTATGCGATACATAATTCAGACGAAGGATCAAGAAAGGTCACGATATGGTGTTCCAATGATTACTTGGGAATGGGAAAACATCCAAAGGTCATAGAAAATGCTCAAAGAACCTTTGAGAAATGCGGTATTGGCGCTGGAGGAACGCGAAATATTGCAGGCACAAATTACTATCATGTTATGCTCGAAAAAGAATTAGCTACCCTTCATGGGAAAAAAGCTGCGCTTATATTTAACTCTGGTTATATTGCAAATTGGGCAACTATAGGGACACTTTGTTCTCAAATTGACAATATCATATGCTTTTCTGATTCCCATAATCATGCTTCCATCATTGAGGGAATTAATAAAGCGCGGTGTAAAAAAGTTATATGGAACCACAATGATCTTGAAGATCTAGAAAAAAATCTTGCCGCAACAGACCTGTCTATACCAAAAATTATTATCTTTGAGTCCATTTACTCCATGGATGGAGATATAGCTCCCATTAAAGAAATATGCGATCTCGCTGATCAATATAATGCGATCACTTACATAGATGAAGTACACGCTGTCGGAATACACGGATCATGCGGTGCTGGCATATCTGAACGCGAAGGAATTATGAATCGAATCACAATAATATCAGGTACTCTTGCAAAAGGATTTGGCACGTTCGGTGGATATATTGCAGCTTCCGAAAATTTATGTGATTTCATACGTTCTTTTGCTTCTGGTTTTATTTTTAGTACATCCTTACCACCAGCTATTGCAAGCGCTTCTGTTACTTCAATCCAATACATCAAACAACACTATGACGAACGAAAAAAGTATCTGGAACGTGTAAAACAACTTCGCCACTCTCTTGAAAATAAAGCCATTCCTTGTATTCCCAACGAAAGCCATATTATCCCTATCATGGTCGGCGATTCTCACAAGTGCACACAGATCTCTAATATTTTACTCAAAGAATTTGGTATTTATATACAACCAATTAACTACCCAACTGTGGCAAAGAAAAAAGAAAGATTACGCGTTACCCTTACTCCTTTGCACACTGATTCTGACATAGAGCATTTAGTTTCAAGTCTCGAAAACGTTTGGCAAAAAATGAATCGCTACGCATAA
- a CDS encoding TrmH family RNA methyltransferase, translating to MNLISKKKSEKIFSLKDSHYAKLRRNHRDYKKMQSFNQKSRHTSQPENLFLYGVHTVSAALNNPSRKIFQLLATKNALARLDWDANLPHPFPVKTVPPQTIDKIVGKEAVHQGLALETAPLLSPTLDAVRNSQLLMVLDHVNDPHNIGAILRSAVAFSCDGIITTKRYSPSESAVLAKSASGALEHIPYIRISNLTDALQKMHSWGFQTIGLSSDSKKPLEQEIKNDKIALILGAEGKGLRPKTQETATSMAHLHMPGIIKALNVSNAAAVALYITQNHFAK from the coding sequence ATGAACTTAATATCAAAAAAAAAATCTGAAAAAATCTTCTCTCTAAAAGACTCACATTATGCAAAATTACGGAGGAATCATCGTGACTACAAAAAGATGCAATCCTTCAATCAAAAATCTCGACACACATCCCAACCAGAAAATTTATTTCTATATGGCGTGCACACTGTAAGCGCAGCGCTCAATAATCCCAGCAGAAAAATATTTCAATTGTTAGCAACAAAAAATGCCTTAGCGCGTTTAGATTGGGATGCTAACTTGCCTCATCCTTTTCCTGTTAAAACCGTACCACCACAAACAATCGATAAAATTGTCGGAAAAGAAGCAGTTCATCAAGGATTGGCATTAGAAACAGCTCCTTTACTTTCCCCAACACTTGATGCAGTGCGAAATAGCCAGCTACTCATGGTGCTAGATCATGTCAACGATCCTCATAATATAGGCGCTATATTACGATCAGCTGTCGCCTTTAGCTGTGATGGCATTATCACAACAAAACGATATAGCCCATCTGAATCAGCTGTCCTTGCTAAATCCGCCTCAGGTGCGTTGGAGCATATTCCATATATTAGAATCAGCAATCTCACCGATGCTTTACAAAAAATGCATTCTTGGGGATTTCAAACAATAGGACTCTCTTCCGATAGCAAAAAACCTCTAGAACAAGAAATAAAAAACGACAAGATCGCTCTCATTTTAGGCGCCGAGGGAAAAGGATTACGCCCCAAAACCCAAGAAACGGCAACTTCTATGGCTCACCTGCATATGCCCGGCATAATCAAAGCTCTCAATGTATCAAATGCTGCAGCTGTTGCCCTCTACATAACGCAAAATCACTTTGCCAAATAA